Proteins from one Triplophysa dalaica isolate WHDGS20190420 chromosome 6, ASM1584641v1, whole genome shotgun sequence genomic window:
- the chst7 gene encoding carbohydrate sulfotransferase 7 translates to MKRRLQKKYIILILGYSVGLLLIPYVLDYRSKSPHVKDGFQQQKCPDLKSTIALWSSTRERTGNASDTEDDGTKSQSRTHIYLHATWRTGSSFLGELFNQHPDVFYLYEPMWNMWQALYPGDAGSLQGAVRDMMNSLFRCDFSVLRLYAGSTNISTSFIFGWKTNKVICSEPLCNAYKKHEIGLIQGDVCGKCQPRDLKELERECKKYPVMVIKDVRVLDLGVLVPLMRDPNINLQIVQLFRDPRAVHNSRLKSKLALVKESIQVLRSKKQTDKYKRLLIPSNRVNRAESYVSSAMELICDNWLSDMLLVANAPSWVRRNYMQIKYEDLVLSPVEELRKLYRFSNLTLSPDMERFVVNMTRGRGYSSDKPFLISSRDAKEAIYAWRERLNVEQVNQVEAYCSEVMRQLRYQKRNVDIKT, encoded by the coding sequence ATGAAGAGAAGGCTTcagaaaaaatacatcatcttaATATTAGGATATTCCGTAGGGCTGCTTTTGATTCCGTACGTACTAGATTACCGGAGCAAATCGCCTCATGTAAAAGATGGATTTCAGCAACAAAAGTGTCCCGATCTGAAGAGCACCATCGCCCTGTGGAGCAGCACCAGAGAACGGACGGGCAACGCATCGGACACGGAGGACGATGGAACCAAGAGTCAGTCCAGAACACACATATACCTGCATGCAACCTGGAGGACAGGCTCTTCCTTTTTAGGGGAACTATTTAATCAACACCCcgatgtgttttatttatacgAGCCCATGTGGAATATGTGGCAGGCTCTTTATCCAGGAGACGCGGGTAGTTTGCAAGGAGCAGTCAGGGATATGATGAACTCCCTCTTTAGGTGCGATTTCTCCGTGTTAAGACTCTACGCGGGATCTACTAACATAAGCACTTCTTTTATATTCGGATGGAAAACAAACAAGGTCATTTGTTCCGAGCCGCTGTGCAACGCGTACAAAAAGCACGAAATCGGTTTGATTCAAGGAGACGTGTGTGGCAAATGCCAGCCCAGGGATCTGAAAGAGTTGGAGAGGGAGTGTAAAAAGTACCCGGTGATGGTTATTAAAGACGTGAGGGTTTTAGATTTGGGCGTTTTGGTTCCTCTAATGCGCGATCCCAATATAAACCTCCAGATCGTGCAGTTGTTCCGCGACCCGAGGGCTGTGCACAATTCCCGGCTGAAGTCGAAACTGGCGCTCGTGAAGGAAAGCATACAGGTGCTGAGGAGCAAGAAACAGACGGATAAATACAAGCGACTTCTGATACCTAGCAACAGAGTCAACCGTGCCGAGAGCTACGTCTCCAGCGCGATGGAGCTGATCTGCGACAACTGGCTCAGCGACATGCTGCTGGTCGCGAACGCGCCGTCGTGGGTGAGAAGAAACTACATGCAGATCAAATATGAAGATTTGGTCCTCAGTCCTGTGGAAGAGCTGCGGAAACTTTACCGTTTCTCCAACCTCACCCTCTCGCCGGACATGGAGAGGTTTGTGGTGAACATGACCCGCGGTCGGGGCTATTCCTCGGACAAACCTTTCCTCATATCATCCAGAGATGCCAAAGAGGCGATATATGCGTGGCGCGAGCGGCTGAACGTGGAGCAGGTGAACCAGGTTGAAGCTTACTGCAGTGAGGTTATGAGACAGCTGAGATATCAGAAGAGGAACGTGGACATCAAAACATGA